One window of the Bradyrhizobium sp. NP1 genome contains the following:
- a CDS encoding 50S ribosomal protein L23 — protein sequence MKNIEPRHYDIIVAPVVTEKATLASEHNKVLFKVAAKATKPQIKEAIEKLFDVKVKSVNTLVRKGKSKVFRGNFGSQSDTKRAIVTLEEGHRIDVTTGL from the coding sequence ATGAAGAACATCGAGCCGCGCCATTACGACATCATCGTCGCGCCGGTCGTGACTGAAAAGGCCACGCTCGCCTCCGAGCACAACAAGGTGCTGTTCAAGGTGGCGGCGAAGGCGACCAAGCCGCAGATCAAGGAAGCGATCGAAAAGCTGTTCGACGTCAAGGTGAAGAGCGTCAACACCCTCGTGCGCAAGGGCAAGAGCAAGGTGTTCCGCGGCAATTTCGGTTCGCAGTCTGACACCAAGCGCGCGATCGTGACCCTGGAAGAGGGCCACCGCATCGACGTGACCACCGGTCTATAA
- the rplB gene encoding 50S ribosomal protein L2: MALKTFNPTTPGQRQLVMVDRSALYKGKPVKALTEGKQSNGGRNNTGRITVRFRGGGHKKAYRVVDFKRLKLDVPATVERLEYDPNRTGFIALIKYQDGEQAYILAPQRLAVGDTVIAGNHVDVKPGNVMPLGNMPVGTIVHNIETKIGKGGQLARSAGTYAQLVGRDQDYVILRLNSGEQRLVHGRCRGTIGAVSNPDHMNISIGKAGRKRWLGRRPHNRGVAMNPIDHPHGGGEGRTSGGRHPVTPWGKPTKGKKTRTNKSTDKFILLSRHKRKK, from the coding sequence ATGGCACTGAAGACATTCAATCCGACGACGCCTGGCCAGCGCCAGCTCGTCATGGTCGACCGCTCGGCCCTCTACAAGGGCAAGCCGGTCAAGGCTCTGACCGAGGGCAAGCAGTCGAACGGCGGCCGCAACAACACCGGCCGCATCACCGTGCGCTTCCGCGGTGGCGGCCACAAGAAGGCCTACCGCGTGGTGGACTTCAAGCGGCTGAAGCTCGACGTGCCGGCGACCGTGGAGCGGCTGGAATACGATCCGAACCGCACCGGCTTCATCGCGCTGATCAAGTATCAGGACGGTGAGCAGGCCTATATCCTGGCGCCGCAGCGGCTCGCCGTCGGCGACACCGTGATCGCCGGCAACCACGTCGACGTGAAGCCCGGCAACGTGATGCCGCTCGGCAACATGCCGGTCGGCACCATCGTGCACAACATCGAGACCAAGATCGGCAAGGGCGGGCAGCTCGCGCGTTCCGCCGGCACCTACGCCCAGCTCGTCGGCCGCGACCAGGACTACGTCATCCTGCGTCTGAACTCCGGCGAGCAGCGCCTCGTGCACGGCCGCTGCCGCGGCACCATCGGCGCGGTGTCGAACCCCGATCACATGAACATCTCGATTGGCAAGGCCGGCCGCAAGCGCTGGCTCGGCCGCCGCCCGCATAACCGCGGCGTCGCCATGAACCCGATCGACCACCCGCACGGCGGCGGCGAAGGCCGCACCTCGGGCGGCCGCCACCCGGTCACCCCGTGGGGCAAGCCGACCAAGGGCAAGAAGACCCGCACTAACAAGTCGACCGACAAATTCATTCTCCTAAGCCGCCACAAGCGGAAGAAGTAA
- the rpsS gene encoding 30S ribosomal protein S19, which translates to MVRSVWKGPFVEASLLKKADAARASGRHDVIKIWSRRSTILPQFVGLVFGVYNGQKHVPVSVNEEMVGHKFGEFSPTRTFHGHSGDKKAKKA; encoded by the coding sequence ATGGTTCGTTCAGTCTGGAAAGGCCCGTTCGTCGAGGCGTCGCTGCTCAAGAAGGCAGACGCGGCGCGTGCGTCCGGCCGTCACGACGTCATCAAGATCTGGAGCCGCCGCTCGACCATCCTGCCGCAGTTCGTCGGCCTGGTGTTCGGCGTCTACAACGGCCAGAAGCACGTGCCGGTTTCGGTGAACGAGGAAATGGTGGGTCACAAGTTCGGCGAGTTCTCGCCGACCCGCACCTTCCACGGTCATTCGGGCGACAAGAAAGCCAAGAAGGCTTGA
- the rplV gene encoding 50S ribosomal protein L22 translates to MSKPKRARRLADNEAKAVARMLRVSPQKLNLVAQMIRGRKASAALADLQFSRKRIAVDVKKCLESAIANAENNHDLDVDDLVVSEAHVGNGIVMKRFAPRGRGRSGRVFKPFSQLTIVVRQVEAAA, encoded by the coding sequence ATGAGCAAACCTAAGCGCGCACGGCGCCTCGCCGACAATGAGGCCAAGGCGGTCGCCCGGATGCTGCGGGTGAGCCCGCAGAAGCTCAATCTGGTTGCCCAGATGATCCGCGGCCGCAAGGCGTCCGCGGCGCTGGCCGACCTGCAGTTCTCGCGCAAGCGGATCGCGGTCGACGTCAAGAAGTGCCTGGAATCGGCGATCGCCAATGCCGAGAACAACCATGACCTCGACGTCGACGATCTCGTGGTGTCGGAGGCTCATGTCGGCAACGGCATCGTGATGAAGCGTTTCGCGCCCCGCGGCCGTGGCCGCTCGGGTCGCGTGTTCAAACCATTTTCGCAGCTGACGATCGTGGTTCGTCAGGTCGAGGCGGCCGCCTAA
- the rpsC gene encoding 30S ribosomal protein S3: protein MGQKINPIGLRLGINRTWDSRWFAGKAEYGKLLHEDVKIREILHKELKQAAVARIVIERPHKKCRVTIHSARPGVVIGKKGADIDKLRKKVADITSSDVVINIVEIRKPELDATLVAESIAQQLERRVAFRRAMKRAVQSAMRLGAEGIRINCSGRLGGAEIARMEWYREGRVPLHTLRADIDYGVATAFTTFGTCGVKVWIFKGEILEHDPMAQDKKMAEGEGSSRPRRDAPAAA from the coding sequence ATGGGTCAAAAGATCAATCCGATCGGTCTGCGTCTCGGCATCAACCGGACCTGGGATTCCCGCTGGTTCGCCGGCAAGGCCGAATACGGCAAGCTGCTGCACGAGGATGTCAAGATCCGCGAGATCCTGCACAAGGAACTGAAGCAGGCGGCGGTCGCGCGCATCGTGATCGAGCGCCCGCACAAGAAGTGCCGGGTGACGATCCACTCGGCGCGTCCCGGCGTCGTGATCGGCAAGAAGGGCGCCGACATCGACAAGCTGCGCAAGAAGGTCGCCGACATCACCTCGTCCGACGTCGTCATCAACATCGTCGAGATCAGGAAGCCGGAGCTCGATGCGACGCTGGTCGCCGAATCGATCGCCCAGCAGCTCGAGCGGCGCGTCGCGTTCCGCCGCGCCATGAAGCGCGCGGTGCAGTCGGCGATGCGGCTCGGGGCGGAAGGCATCCGCATCAACTGCTCGGGCCGCCTGGGCGGCGCGGAAATCGCCCGCATGGAGTGGTATCGCGAGGGCCGGGTGCCGCTGCACACGCTGCGCGCCGACATCGACTACGGCGTCGCCACCGCCTTCACCACCTTCGGCACCTGCGGCGTCAAGGTGTGGATCTTCAAGGGCGAAATCCTCGAGCACGATCCGATGGCCCAGGACAAGAAGATGGCCGAGGGCGAGGGCAGCTCGCGGCCGCGCCGCGACGCGCCGGCCGCCGCCTGA
- the rplP gene encoding 50S ribosomal protein L16, whose product MMQPKKTKFRKAHKGRIHGTATSGTTLSFGQYGLKALEPERVTARQIEAARRALTRHMKRAGRVWIRIFPDLPVSKKPAEVRMGSGKGAPELWVARVKPGRVIFEIDGVTVQTAREALDLAAAKLPIKTRFVERIAE is encoded by the coding sequence ATGATGCAACCAAAGAAAACGAAGTTCCGGAAGGCGCACAAGGGGCGCATTCACGGCACCGCGACGTCGGGCACGACGCTGTCGTTCGGCCAGTACGGGCTGAAGGCGCTGGAGCCCGAGCGCGTCACCGCGCGTCAGATCGAGGCCGCCCGCCGCGCGCTGACCCGCCACATGAAGCGCGCAGGCCGCGTCTGGATCCGGATCTTCCCCGACCTTCCGGTGTCGAAGAAGCCGGCCGAAGTCCGCATGGGCTCCGGCAAGGGGGCGCCCGAGCTGTGGGTGGCGCGGGTCAAGCCCGGCCGCGTGATCTTCGAGATCGACGGCGTGACGGTGCAGACCGCGCGCGAGGCGCTCGACCTTGCCGCCGCCAAGCTGCCGATCAAGACGCGCTTCGTCGAGCGCATTGCGGAGTAG
- the rpmC gene encoding 50S ribosomal protein L29, with product MAEMKIADIRAMSPDQREDAILDLKKERFNLRFQRATGQLENTSRLREARRDIARIKTIAAQARAKKK from the coding sequence ATGGCCGAGATGAAGATTGCCGACATCCGCGCGATGAGCCCCGACCAGAGGGAGGACGCCATCCTCGATCTGAAGAAGGAGCGCTTCAACCTGCGCTTCCAGCGCGCCACCGGGCAGCTGGAGAACACCTCGCGCCTGCGCGAGGCCCGCCGCGACATCGCCCGCATCAAGACGATCGCCGCGCAAGCGCGCGCGAAGAAGAAGTAA
- the rpsQ gene encoding 30S ribosomal protein S17, which yields MPKRTLQGVVVSDKQTKTVVVRVDRRFTHPIYKKTIRRSKNYHAHDEQSEFKPGDMVWIEESKPISKLKRWIVIRGEHKKTA from the coding sequence ATGCCGAAACGTACGCTTCAGGGCGTGGTCGTCAGCGACAAGCAGACCAAGACGGTGGTGGTGCGCGTCGATCGCCGCTTCACCCATCCGATCTACAAGAAGACGATCCGCCGCTCGAAGAACTATCACGCCCACGACGAGCAGAGCGAGTTCAAGCCCGGTGACATGGTCTGGATCGAGGAAAGCAAGCCGATCTCCAAGTTGAAGCGCTGGATCGTGATCCGGGGCGAGCACAAGAAGACGGCCTGA
- the rplN gene encoding 50S ribosomal protein L14 codes for MIQMQTNLDVADNSGARRVMCIKVLGGSKRRYATVGDVIVVSIKEAIPRGKVKKGDVMKAVVVRVRKDIRRPDGSVIRFDRNAAVLINNQSEPVGTRIFGPVPRELRAKNHMKIISLAPEVL; via the coding sequence ATGATTCAGATGCAGACCAACCTCGACGTGGCCGACAATTCAGGCGCACGCCGTGTCATGTGTATCAAGGTGCTTGGCGGCTCCAAGCGCCGCTACGCCACCGTGGGCGACGTCATCGTGGTGTCGATCAAGGAAGCGATTCCGCGCGGCAAGGTGAAGAAGGGCGACGTCATGAAGGCGGTCGTGGTGCGGGTCCGCAAGGACATCCGCCGTCCCGACGGCTCGGTGATCCGCTTCGACCGCAACGCCGCGGTGCTGATCAACAACCAGTCGGAGCCGGTCGGCACCCGTATCTTCGGGCCGGTTCCGCGCGAGCTGCGCGCCAAGAACCACATGAAGATCATTTCGCTCGCGCCGGAGGTGCTGTGA
- the rplX gene encoding 50S ribosomal protein L24, translating to MAAKIRKGDKVVVLSGRDKGRTGEVFEVRPAANLALVRGVNMVKRHQKQTQAQEGGIISKEAPIHLSNVAYVDKDGKPTRIGFKVHADGKKVRIAKRSGAEIDG from the coding sequence ATGGCTGCCAAGATCCGCAAGGGCGACAAGGTCGTGGTGCTGTCCGGCCGCGACAAGGGCCGCACCGGCGAGGTGTTCGAGGTGCGCCCGGCCGCCAACCTGGCGCTGGTGCGCGGCGTCAACATGGTGAAGCGCCACCAGAAGCAGACCCAGGCGCAAGAGGGCGGCATCATCTCCAAGGAGGCGCCGATCCACCTCTCCAACGTCGCCTATGTCGACAAGGACGGCAAGCCGACCCGCATCGGCTTCAAGGTCCATGCCGACGGCAAGAAAGTGCGCATCGCCAAGCGCTCGGGAGCAGAGATCGATGGCTGA
- the rplE gene encoding 50S ribosomal protein L5: MAETAYVPRLRAEYDKKIRGQLTEKFGYANVMQVPRLEKVVLNMGIGEAVNDRKKAETAAADLTLIAGQKAIVTYSRIAIATFKLRENQPIGCKVTLRKARMYEFIDRLVNVALPRVRDFRGLNPKSFDGRGNYSLGIKEHIIFPEIDFDKAGESWGMDITVCTTARTDEEARALLTAFNFPFRQ, from the coding sequence ATGGCTGAGACCGCCTATGTGCCGCGCCTGCGCGCGGAATATGACAAGAAGATTCGCGGTCAGCTGACCGAGAAGTTCGGCTATGCCAACGTCATGCAGGTGCCGCGGCTCGAGAAGGTCGTGCTCAACATGGGCATCGGCGAGGCCGTCAACGACCGCAAGAAGGCCGAGACCGCAGCCGCCGACCTGACGCTGATCGCGGGCCAGAAGGCGATCGTCACCTATTCGCGGATCGCGATCGCGACCTTCAAGCTGCGCGAGAACCAGCCGATCGGCTGCAAGGTCACGCTGCGCAAGGCGCGCATGTACGAGTTCATCGACCGGCTCGTGAACGTGGCGCTGCCGCGGGTGCGCGACTTCCGCGGCCTCAATCCGAAGAGCTTCGACGGCCGCGGCAACTACTCGCTCGGCATCAAGGAGCACATTATTTTCCCCGAGATCGACTTCGACAAGGCGGGGGAGAGCTGGGGCATGGACATCACGGTGTGCACCACTGCGCGCACCGACGAGGAGGCTCGTGCCCTTTTGACCGCATTCAATTTCCCGTTCCGGCAGTGA
- the rpsN gene encoding 30S ribosomal protein S14: protein MAKKSSVEKNNRRKRMAKNAAPARARLKAIIADKTKPMEERFAATLKLAKLPRNSSTTRIRNRCELTGRPRANYRKNKLSRIALRELGSKGLVPGLVKSSW from the coding sequence ATGGCAAAGAAGAGTTCAGTCGAGAAGAACAACCGGCGCAAGCGCATGGCGAAGAACGCCGCGCCTGCTCGCGCCCGGCTGAAGGCGATCATCGCCGACAAGACCAAGCCGATGGAGGAGCGCTTCGCGGCGACGCTGAAGCTCGCCAAGCTGCCGCGCAACTCCTCGACGACGCGCATCCGCAACCGCTGCGAGCTCACCGGCCGGCCGCGCGCGAACTATCGCAAGAACAAGCTGTCGCGCATCGCGCTGCGCGAGCTCGGCTCGAAGGGCCTGGTCCCCGGGCTCGTGAAGTCGAGCTGGTAA
- the rpsH gene encoding 30S ribosomal protein S8: MSTHDPISDLITRIRNAQMRSKSKVSTPGSKMRESVLEVLKSEGYIRGYTAVEHASGRSELEIELKYFDGEPVIREIERVSKPGRRVYTSVKNLPRVNNGLGILVLSTPKGIMADHQARDANVGGEVLFTVF; the protein is encoded by the coding sequence ATGTCTACGCACGATCCGATCAGCGACCTGATCACCCGCATCCGCAACGCGCAGATGCGTTCCAAGTCCAAGGTCTCGACCCCTGGCTCGAAGATGCGCGAGAGCGTGCTCGAGGTGCTGAAGTCGGAAGGCTATATCCGCGGCTACACCGCCGTGGAGCACGCCTCCGGCCGCAGCGAGCTCGAGATCGAACTGAAGTATTTCGACGGCGAGCCGGTTATCCGCGAGATCGAGCGGGTCTCCAAGCCGGGACGGCGCGTCTACACGTCGGTGAAGAACCTGCCGCGCGTGAACAACGGCCTCGGCATCTTGGTGCTGTCGACGCCGAAGGGAATCATGGCCGACCACCAGGCGCGCGACGCCAATGTGGGCGGCGAAGTTCTCTTCACGGTGTTCTGA
- the rplF gene encoding 50S ribosomal protein L6: protein MSRIGKKPVAIPSGVTASVEGQTVKMKGPKGQLQFVAHGDVEVKFENGVITVAPRVKTNRAQAMYGTARAQVANLVVGVTKGFEKKLEITGVGYRAAMQGKNLQLSLGYSHDVVYSIPEGITVTVPKPTEITVTGSDSQRVGQVAAEIRSYRPPEPYKGKGVKYVDEFIFRKEGKKK from the coding sequence ATGTCTCGTATCGGCAAGAAGCCCGTCGCGATCCCGTCCGGTGTGACGGCGAGCGTGGAAGGGCAGACCGTGAAAATGAAGGGCCCGAAGGGCCAGCTTCAGTTCGTCGCCCATGGCGACGTCGAGGTGAAGTTCGAGAACGGCGTCATCACGGTAGCGCCGCGCGTCAAGACCAACCGCGCCCAGGCGATGTACGGCACCGCGCGCGCCCAGGTCGCCAACCTCGTCGTCGGCGTGACCAAGGGTTTCGAGAAGAAGCTCGAGATCACCGGCGTCGGCTATCGCGCCGCGATGCAGGGCAAGAACCTGCAGCTCTCGCTCGGCTACAGCCATGACGTGGTCTATTCGATCCCGGAGGGCATCACGGTCACCGTGCCGAAGCCGACCGAGATCACGGTCACCGGCAGTGATTCGCAGCGCGTCGGCCAGGTCGCGGCCGAGATCCGCAGCTATCGCCCGCCGGAGCCCTACAAGGGCAAGGGCGTGAAGTACGTCGACGAATTCATCTTCCGCAAGGAAGGCAAGAAGAAGTAA
- the rplR gene encoding 50S ribosomal protein L18 produces MSRNKVTNARRKQRVRLALRRSGGGRPRLSVFRSSKHIYAQVIDDQKGETLASASSLEKTMREAGKTGADIDAAKAVGKLLAERAAQKGVKEVVFDRGAYLFHGRVKALADAAREGGLSF; encoded by the coding sequence ATGTCGAGAAACAAGGTCACGAATGCCCGGCGCAAGCAGCGCGTGAGGCTGGCGTTGCGCCGCTCCGGCGGCGGCCGTCCGCGCCTGTCGGTGTTCCGTTCGTCCAAGCACATCTATGCCCAGGTCATCGACGACCAGAAGGGTGAGACGCTCGCGTCCGCCTCGTCGCTGGAGAAGACGATGCGCGAGGCCGGCAAGACCGGCGCCGACATCGACGCGGCGAAGGCGGTCGGCAAGCTTCTGGCCGAGCGCGCGGCGCAGAAGGGTGTCAAGGAAGTGGTGTTCGACCGCGGCGCCTATCTCTTCCACGGTCGCGTCAAGGCGTTGGCCGACGCGGCGCGCGAGGGCGGGCTGAGCTTCTAG
- the rpsE gene encoding 30S ribosomal protein S5, whose protein sequence is MAGERERGGRERSREREERESEFVDKLVHINRVAKVVKGGKRFGFAALVVIGDQKGRVGFGHGKAREVPEAIRKATEAAKRNLTRVALREGRTLHHDIAGRHGAGRVYLRAAPAGTGIIAGGPMRAVFETLGIQDVVAKSIGSSNPYNMVRATFNALKNQDSPRSVAARRNIKVSALQARRVGGDAEAAAD, encoded by the coding sequence ATGGCAGGTGAACGCGAACGCGGCGGCCGCGAACGGAGCAGGGAGCGCGAGGAGCGCGAGAGCGAGTTCGTCGACAAGCTCGTCCACATCAATCGTGTCGCGAAGGTGGTCAAGGGCGGCAAGCGCTTCGGCTTCGCGGCGCTGGTCGTGATCGGCGACCAGAAGGGCCGGGTCGGGTTCGGCCACGGCAAGGCGCGCGAGGTGCCGGAAGCGATCCGGAAAGCCACCGAGGCGGCCAAGCGCAATCTCACGCGCGTGGCGCTGCGCGAGGGCCGCACGCTGCATCACGACATCGCCGGCCGCCACGGCGCGGGCCGCGTCTACCTGCGCGCCGCTCCGGCCGGCACCGGCATTATCGCCGGCGGCCCGATGCGCGCCGTGTTCGAGACGCTCGGCATCCAGGACGTGGTGGCGAAGTCGATCGGCTCGTCCAACCCCTACAACATGGTGCGCGCGACCTTCAACGCGCTGAAGAACCAGGATTCGCCGCGTTCGGTCGCGGCGCGCCGTAACATCAAGGTGTCCGCGCTGCAGGCGCGCCGCGTCGGCGGCGATGCCGAGGCCGCGGCCGACTGA
- the rpmD gene encoding 50S ribosomal protein L30 → MAKAAKTIKLEQTGSPIRRHHSQRSTLIGLKLNKIGRVAELPDTPAVRGMIEKVHHLVRIVGEK, encoded by the coding sequence ATGGCCAAGGCCGCAAAGACGATCAAGCTCGAGCAGACCGGCAGCCCGATTCGCCGCCATCACTCGCAGCGGTCGACGCTGATCGGGCTCAAGCTCAACAAGATCGGCCGCGTCGCCGAGCTGCCGGACACGCCGGCGGTTCGCGGCATGATCGAGAAAGTTCACCATCTCGTCCGCATCGTCGGCGAGAAGTAA
- the rplO gene encoding 50S ribosomal protein L15, with protein sequence MKLSDIADNAGARKKRMRVGRGIGSGKGKTSGRGGKGQTARSGVRIKGFEGGQMPLHRRLPKRGFTNVFRLEFAEINLDRLQQAVDAKQLDTGATVNAESLVKAGVLRRAKDGVRLLGRGELKAKLTIEVHGASKSAIAAVEKAGGSVKILAPAKTDDGEAAA encoded by the coding sequence ATGAAGCTCAGCGATATCGCCGACAACGCCGGCGCCCGCAAGAAGCGCATGCGGGTCGGCCGGGGCATCGGCTCCGGCAAGGGCAAGACCTCGGGCCGCGGCGGCAAGGGCCAGACCGCGCGTTCAGGCGTGCGCATCAAGGGCTTTGAAGGCGGCCAGATGCCGCTGCACCGCCGCCTGCCCAAGCGCGGCTTCACCAACGTGTTCCGCCTGGAGTTCGCCGAGATCAATCTCGACCGGCTGCAGCAGGCGGTCGACGCCAAGCAGCTCGACACGGGCGCGACCGTGAACGCGGAATCGCTGGTCAAGGCCGGCGTGCTGCGGCGCGCCAAGGACGGGGTGCGGCTGCTCGGCCGCGGCGAGCTCAAGGCCAAGCTCACCATCGAGGTGCATGGCGCCTCGAAGTCGGCGATCGCGGCGGTGGAGAAGGCCGGCGGCTCCGTGAAGATCCTCGCGCCCGCCAAGACGGACGACGGCGAGGCCGCGGCGTAA
- the secY gene encoding preprotein translocase subunit SecY, whose translation MVSAAEQLAANLNFGALAKADELKKRIWFTLGALLVYRLGTYIPLPGIDPNIWEQVFRTQAGGILGMFNMFAGGGIHRMAIFALNIMPYISASIIIQLLTTVSPQLEALKKEGEAGRKTLNQYTRYLTVILAAFQSYGIAIGLEGAGNVVSDPGLFFLLSTTITLTGGTMFLMWLGEQITSRGIGNGISLIILSGIVAELPSALANMLELGRQGAMSTGLILIVIVMVVAVIAFIVFMERAQRRLLIQYPKRQVGNKMFEGQSSHLPLKLNTSGVIPPIFASSLLLLPTTVANFNAGRGPEWFQWITTQLSHGRPLFLALYLALIVFFAFFYTAIVFNPTETADNLKKHGGFIPGIRPGERTAEYIDYVLSRITVVGAIYLAIVCLIPEILISYASVPFYFGGTSLLIVVSVTMDTVAQVQGYLLAHQYEGLIRKSKLRGRRR comes from the coding sequence ATGGTCTCAGCAGCGGAACAACTGGCGGCAAACCTCAATTTCGGGGCGCTCGCCAAGGCCGACGAACTGAAGAAGCGCATCTGGTTCACGCTCGGTGCGCTGCTCGTCTACCGGCTCGGCACCTACATCCCGCTGCCCGGCATCGACCCCAACATCTGGGAGCAGGTGTTCCGGACCCAGGCCGGCGGCATCCTCGGCATGTTCAACATGTTCGCCGGCGGCGGCATCCACCGCATGGCGATCTTTGCGCTGAACATCATGCCGTACATCTCGGCATCGATCATCATTCAGCTCCTCACCACGGTCTCGCCGCAGCTCGAGGCGCTGAAGAAGGAAGGCGAGGCGGGGCGCAAGACGCTCAACCAGTACACCCGCTACCTCACCGTGATCCTCGCCGCGTTCCAGTCCTATGGCATCGCGATCGGCCTCGAAGGCGCCGGCAATGTCGTCAGTGATCCTGGCCTGTTCTTCCTGCTGTCCACCACGATCACGCTGACCGGCGGCACCATGTTCCTGATGTGGCTCGGCGAGCAGATCACCTCGCGCGGCATCGGCAACGGTATTTCGCTGATCATCCTGTCCGGCATCGTCGCGGAACTGCCCTCGGCGCTTGCCAACATGCTGGAGCTGGGCCGCCAGGGCGCGATGTCCACCGGGTTGATCCTGATCGTCATCGTGATGGTGGTCGCGGTGATCGCCTTCATCGTGTTCATGGAGCGCGCGCAGCGCAGGCTCCTGATCCAGTATCCGAAGCGCCAGGTCGGCAACAAGATGTTCGAGGGCCAGTCCTCGCATTTGCCGCTCAAGCTCAACACCTCGGGCGTGATCCCGCCGATCTTCGCGTCCTCGCTCTTGCTCCTGCCGACCACGGTCGCGAACTTCAACGCCGGCCGCGGGCCGGAATGGTTCCAGTGGATCACGACCCAGCTCAGCCATGGCCGGCCGCTGTTCCTCGCGCTTTACCTGGCGCTGATCGTGTTCTTCGCCTTCTTCTACACCGCGATCGTGTTCAACCCGACCGAGACCGCGGACAATCTGAAGAAGCATGGCGGCTTCATCCCGGGCATCCGGCCGGGCGAGCGCACCGCGGAATATATCGACTACGTGCTGTCGCGGATCACGGTGGTCGGCGCGATCTATCTCGCCATCGTCTGCCTGATCCCCGAAATTCTGATTTCCTACGCTTCCGTGCCGTTCTACTTTGGCGGCACCTCGCTGTTGATCGTGGTCAGTGTGACCATGGATACGGTGGCGCAGGTTCAGGGCTACCTGCTTGCCCATCAGTACGAGGGGCTGATCCGGAAGTCCAAACTGAGGGGCCGCCGCCGCTAG
- a CDS encoding adenylate kinase, giving the protein MRLILLGPPGSGKGTQAQRLVHKHNIVQLSTGEMLRAAVAAGTPVGLQAKDIMAAGGLVPDEIVISIISDRIDQPDARNGFILDGFPRTVPQAEALDELLKRKHMKLDAVVELRVNESALLDRVEKRAAETRARGEEVRVDDTPEVLVKRLASYRQLTEPLIHYYSERRKLLTVDGMMTIEAVTREITRILTALGAVEGKAAPTAQKGLRKAARPAARKAGKVARAAKKTSKTARKAAKSTSKSKKKAVKRPTRKAAPKRAKKLTKKRAKR; this is encoded by the coding sequence ATGAGACTGATACTTTTGGGACCGCCCGGCTCGGGCAAGGGAACCCAAGCGCAGCGGCTGGTGCACAAGCACAACATCGTTCAGCTCTCGACCGGGGAGATGCTGCGCGCAGCGGTCGCGGCCGGCACGCCCGTCGGGCTGCAGGCCAAGGACATCATGGCGGCCGGCGGCCTGGTGCCGGACGAGATCGTGATCAGCATCATTTCGGACCGCATCGACCAGCCCGACGCCAGGAACGGCTTCATCCTCGACGGCTTCCCCCGCACCGTGCCGCAGGCCGAGGCGCTCGATGAGCTGCTGAAGAGGAAGCACATGAAGCTCGACGCCGTGGTCGAGCTGCGCGTCAACGAAAGCGCGCTGCTTGATCGTGTCGAAAAGCGCGCCGCCGAAACGCGGGCACGCGGCGAGGAGGTACGGGTCGACGACACGCCGGAAGTGCTGGTCAAGCGGCTCGCCAGCTACCGCCAGCTCACCGAACCCTTGATTCATTACTACTCCGAGCGGCGCAAGCTCCTGACCGTCGACGGCATGATGACCATCGAGGCCGTCACCCGCGAGATCACGCGGATCCTGACCGCGCTGGGCGCCGTGGAGGGAAAAGCCGCCCCAACGGCCCAGAAGGGCCTACGCAAGGCCGCCAGACCGGCCGCCCGGAAGGCCGGCAAGGTGGCCCGAGCTGCCAAAAAGACGTCCAAAACTGCCCGGAAGGCGGCTAAAAGCACCTCCAAATCGAAGAAAAAGGCGGTCAAGAGGCCGACCAGGAAGGCCGCTCCGAAACGGGCCAAAAAACTCACGAAAAAGCGAGCTAAACGCTAG
- the rpsM gene encoding 30S ribosomal protein S13 has translation MARIAGVNIPTNKRVIIALQYIHGIGQKNAADIMEKVKIPLDRRVSQLTDQEVLQIREVIDRDYVVEGDLRRETGINIKRLMDLGCYRGLRHRRGLPVRGQRTHTNARTRKGPAKAIAGKKK, from the coding sequence GTGGCTCGTATTGCCGGCGTGAACATCCCGACCAACAAGCGCGTCATCATCGCGCTCCAGTACATCCATGGCATCGGCCAGAAGAACGCCGCCGACATCATGGAGAAGGTCAAGATTCCGCTCGACCGCCGTGTCAGCCAGTTGACCGACCAGGAAGTTTTGCAGATCCGCGAAGTGATCGACCGCGACTATGTCGTCGAGGGCGACCTTCGCCGCGAGACCGGCATTAACATCAAGCGTCTGATGGACCTCGGCTGCTATCGCGGCCTGCGCCATCGTCGCGGCCTGCCGGTGCGCGGCCAGCGCACGCATACCAACGCGCGCACCCGCAAGGGTCCGGCGAAGGCGATCGCCGGCAAGAAGAAGTAA